One part of the Marinobacterium rhizophilum genome encodes these proteins:
- a CDS encoding TPM domain-containing protein, with protein MARPVRLRGVLLLIALFLLIAGALGVLWMQHRATRVAPAFAPLAEFNLDARPRAGQYLFDYGGRLEHYREGAERYLDALRQQHGIEALIVTLADLPPGYSLDTLAADLMNRWRIGADTGGRGLLLLLIDSRQQARLEVGYALEPLFTDAFSGYIEDLQLGAYYRANDLGTGLIAVMEEIEARAQLQPLSADLAAIAQADSALLSGGAGAQRNLETYRNDARAKPAVATHLPSGAVGIAGAATPDEAWQSMLRQWAGKSGPREPDIYTAMTRQAMGDPQHPDPRVIQALAYWQQADYEVLQDDGHALIWFGQREGWNNAPFLFCRGATGWQFDIVHQRILVVMGAAPHWYVAAGDYPYLSLLKGVGLSSRKDMPPVPALRYRCSDDAQVLGEMERLQQRLHADPNDQASLLELARLRISTAQRPNLVQPLLDRLLAREAVAPAALQYAAVYQVNAFLQYRTALGLAERYSALRPQDAWGHNMQGFVHYRLSQFEPALQAHQRALALDPDSGYAHGQLARIYTQLYRRGETAVQRTRYRRLAEEALGQAKVTGEAGPVTRLSRWVEARLD; from the coding sequence GTGGCCAGGCCCGTTCGGCTGCGAGGTGTTCTGCTGCTGATCGCCTTGTTCCTGCTGATCGCTGGCGCTCTGGGCGTGCTCTGGATGCAGCACCGCGCCACCCGGGTCGCGCCGGCTTTTGCACCGCTAGCTGAATTCAACCTGGATGCCAGGCCCAGGGCGGGCCAGTACCTGTTCGACTACGGTGGTCGTCTTGAGCATTACCGTGAAGGTGCCGAGCGCTACCTGGATGCCCTGCGCCAGCAGCACGGTATCGAGGCCTTGATCGTAACCCTGGCGGACCTGCCACCGGGCTACAGCCTGGATACATTGGCGGCAGACTTGATGAATCGCTGGCGCATTGGCGCTGATACCGGTGGTCGCGGCCTGCTGCTGTTGCTGATCGACAGCCGCCAGCAGGCGCGGCTCGAAGTGGGTTATGCCCTCGAACCGCTGTTTACCGACGCCTTCAGTGGCTATATAGAAGATCTGCAACTGGGTGCCTACTACCGTGCCAATGACCTGGGCACCGGGCTGATCGCCGTGATGGAGGAAATCGAGGCGCGGGCGCAGCTGCAGCCGCTGAGCGCGGATCTGGCTGCCATCGCCCAGGCTGACAGTGCATTGCTCAGCGGTGGCGCCGGCGCCCAGCGCAACCTGGAAACTTATCGCAATGATGCCAGGGCAAAGCCCGCGGTGGCGACACACTTGCCGTCTGGCGCTGTGGGCATAGCCGGTGCCGCGACGCCGGATGAAGCCTGGCAGTCGATGCTGCGTCAATGGGCGGGGAAGTCGGGCCCCCGCGAGCCCGATATCTATACCGCCATGACCCGTCAGGCGATGGGCGACCCGCAGCACCCGGACCCCCGCGTCATTCAGGCGCTGGCATACTGGCAACAGGCCGACTACGAGGTGCTGCAGGACGATGGCCATGCGCTGATCTGGTTTGGCCAGCGCGAGGGCTGGAACAATGCACCCTTCCTGTTCTGTCGCGGGGCGACGGGCTGGCAGTTTGATATCGTGCATCAGCGTATCCTGGTGGTGATGGGCGCGGCGCCGCACTGGTATGTCGCGGCCGGGGACTACCCCTACCTGAGCCTGCTGAAGGGGGTGGGCCTGTCGAGCCGCAAGGACATGCCACCGGTGCCGGCGTTGCGGTACCGCTGCAGCGATGATGCCCAGGTGCTCGGCGAGATGGAGCGGCTGCAGCAGCGCCTGCATGCCGACCCGAATGATCAGGCCAGCCTGCTGGAACTGGCGCGGCTGCGCATCAGTACGGCGCAGCGGCCCAATCTCGTGCAGCCCCTGCTGGACAGGCTGCTGGCCCGCGAAGCGGTGGCGCCTGCAGCGCTGCAGTATGCGGCGGTTTACCAGGTGAATGCATTCCTGCAGTACCGCACGGCCCTGGGCCTTGCCGAACGGTACAGTGCCCTGCGACCGCAGGATGCCTGGGGGCACAACATGCAGGGGTTTGTGCATTACCGGCTGTCGCAGTTCGAGCCGGCCTTGCAGGCGCACCAGCGTGCGCTGGCGCTCGATCCGGACAGCGGCTATGCCCACGGTCAGCTGGCCCGAATCTATACTCAGTTGTACCGCCGTGGCGAAACAGCGGTGCAGCGTACGCGTTATCGCCGCCTGGCCGAAGAAGCGCTAGGGCAGGCGAAAGTCACGGGAGAGGCGGGCCCTGTAACGCGACTGAGTCGCTGGGTCGAGGCAAGGCTGGATTAG
- a CDS encoding M6 family metalloprotease domain-containing protein produces the protein MKFLDRTRILRLLMVFGLSLLTLTGVYAAPAAPDVRQTFLQADGSEVTLRLWGDEYVHGWESTDGFTVLHNSATGMWEYAVQDSDGRLTSSGFSLGSGPAPASAHLRPSAAVQNDLRSAAGASALGVPSSNVPPPFGIGNTKVLFIMVEFSDEACSYTDAQMQNNLFGGGATGPGDLDDYFREISYGKLNMVGTVAGGGACYTLPNTKDYYDEEDMDRDEELIKDAVDLADIDVDFSQFDNDGDGKVDVIGIIFAGGAAHDGCDADADGDLWPHSSGLGSDYATSDGVDVNRFIIQSEITYGISDFVCDEMQTIGLFAHEFGHSLGIPDLYDTDDSSPGINKWSAMASQYISTVNLSDTPPHYDAWSKSYEGWTTPADMTGFSGEVVLGQASDTDDVIRLLDNPDGVEIGGSGEYFLLENRQNSGFDIGLSGCGILIWHIDEARTNNKLEGHDAVNHRLVDLEQADGLAELDMDGKSSDAGDPFPGSTNNQLWDEGSNPHSLLYSGNPADTTVRAANFSECQAAMTFNIGDPRADVSISKTDSPDPVIAGEYLTYHFLVRNFGPGVATGVTVTDVLPEGVAYQTDTDSCVEAPAGTLTCSLGDIPVGDSKQFDMLVKVDSDLAALNDGPTSLFNEASVEAEQPDDDPSNNTDMASTLVLESADLVVSKQCKPDTSAVPAGGNGTCFIYIDNAGPSAARSVTLIDSIDSDGVFDLVSASVSSTGTNANLDNLGTCSPASQNNVDQHIDVTCNGFDLDAGDRATVTIVVSADAAGDINDIATASSDTPDPNIGNNQASGALSFAASADLSLSKSDAPDPVIAGTELVYTMTVTNNGPSTASSVVVRDWLPAGVSVVSIVPAASCNAGEPGDALSPTVCDFGNLASSGEVEMTVTVLVFPDTTGLLHNDASVVSGTADPDTSNNNVTVSTLVNAESDLVITKLDVPDPVLAGAELQYSVSVVNNGPSTATMVDIVDTLPAGVSFIDAQVTEGTANCSEAANTVTCTGGDLDPGEMLTVVIDVLVHASVPHGTTLTNTASVLEEGVEADAISIDTLVNAEADLWVDKTGNFPTGNPSGTILYYIAVHNIAGCSVDDPQVCGVGGPSDAQNVLVVDTLPSTAKKLVVQFVSEECSYNKGAHEVTCSIDTLLAGESVGFEIQVTAKGSIGEITNVVDLTSDTLDPNPGNNQDELLMVVQGSTGDSGGPGGGRGKGPKK, from the coding sequence ATGAAGTTCCTTGATCGAACAAGAATACTCAGGCTTCTGATGGTTTTCGGCCTGTCTTTACTGACACTGACCGGCGTCTATGCGGCACCCGCTGCGCCGGATGTCAGGCAGACTTTCCTCCAGGCGGATGGTTCCGAAGTCACCCTGCGGCTGTGGGGGGACGAATACGTGCATGGCTGGGAGTCCACGGACGGTTTTACCGTGCTGCATAACTCCGCAACGGGCATGTGGGAGTATGCAGTGCAGGACAGCGACGGGCGATTGACCTCCAGTGGCTTTAGTCTTGGGTCGGGGCCCGCCCCGGCCAGCGCCCATCTGCGCCCCAGTGCAGCGGTGCAAAATGACCTGCGCAGTGCCGCCGGAGCATCGGCTTTGGGCGTGCCGTCATCCAATGTGCCGCCGCCCTTCGGTATCGGCAACACCAAGGTGCTGTTTATCATGGTGGAATTCTCCGACGAGGCCTGCAGTTACACCGATGCCCAGATGCAGAACAACCTCTTTGGTGGCGGTGCCACGGGCCCCGGGGATCTGGATGATTACTTCAGGGAGATCTCCTACGGCAAGCTGAACATGGTCGGGACCGTCGCCGGTGGCGGCGCCTGCTATACCCTGCCCAATACCAAGGATTATTACGACGAAGAAGACATGGACAGAGACGAGGAGCTGATCAAGGATGCGGTTGACCTGGCAGACATCGATGTAGACTTCTCCCAGTTTGATAACGATGGTGACGGCAAGGTCGATGTGATCGGCATTATCTTCGCTGGCGGCGCTGCCCATGACGGCTGCGATGCCGATGCTGATGGCGACCTTTGGCCGCATTCGTCCGGTCTTGGAAGTGATTACGCCACCAGCGACGGTGTCGACGTAAACCGCTTTATTATCCAGTCTGAGATTACCTACGGGATTTCGGATTTCGTCTGCGATGAAATGCAGACCATCGGACTGTTCGCCCATGAGTTCGGGCATTCCCTGGGCATTCCGGATCTGTACGATACCGACGACAGCTCGCCTGGCATCAACAAATGGAGCGCCATGGCGAGCCAGTACATCAGCACCGTCAACCTGTCGGATACGCCGCCTCACTACGATGCCTGGAGCAAGTCCTACGAGGGTTGGACCACACCGGCCGACATGACCGGTTTCAGCGGTGAAGTGGTCCTGGGCCAGGCATCGGATACCGACGATGTGATCCGTCTGCTCGACAACCCCGACGGTGTCGAAATCGGCGGTTCGGGTGAGTACTTCCTGCTGGAAAATAGGCAGAACTCAGGCTTTGATATCGGCCTGTCGGGTTGCGGTATCCTGATCTGGCATATCGATGAAGCCAGAACCAACAACAAGCTGGAAGGGCACGATGCCGTGAACCACCGCCTGGTGGATCTGGAGCAGGCGGACGGGCTGGCCGAGCTGGATATGGACGGCAAATCCTCTGATGCCGGCGACCCCTTCCCGGGCAGCACCAATAACCAGCTGTGGGACGAGGGCAGCAATCCGCATTCGCTGCTTTACAGCGGTAACCCGGCGGATACCACCGTACGGGCGGCGAACTTTTCCGAATGCCAGGCCGCAATGACCTTCAACATAGGCGATCCCAGGGCGGATGTGTCGATCAGCAAGACCGACTCGCCGGACCCGGTCATCGCCGGCGAATACCTGACCTACCACTTCCTGGTACGCAATTTCGGCCCCGGCGTCGCCACCGGCGTGACCGTCACCGATGTGCTGCCCGAAGGTGTTGCCTACCAGACCGATACCGATAGCTGCGTTGAGGCGCCGGCGGGTACCCTGACCTGCAGTCTCGGCGATATCCCGGTCGGCGACAGCAAGCAGTTCGATATGCTTGTGAAGGTGGATTCCGACTTGGCCGCGCTCAATGATGGCCCCACGTCACTGTTCAACGAAGCCAGTGTCGAGGCCGAGCAGCCGGATGATGACCCAAGCAATAATACCGATATGGCATCGACCCTTGTGCTGGAATCCGCCGATCTGGTGGTCTCCAAGCAGTGCAAGCCAGACACTTCGGCGGTGCCCGCCGGCGGCAATGGCACCTGCTTTATCTATATCGACAATGCAGGGCCCTCGGCTGCCCGCAGTGTGACCTTGATCGACAGCATCGACAGTGATGGCGTTTTCGACCTGGTGAGCGCTTCGGTGTCGAGCACCGGCACCAACGCCAATCTCGACAACCTGGGCACCTGCTCGCCCGCCAGCCAAAACAACGTCGATCAGCATATTGATGTGACCTGCAACGGCTTTGATCTGGACGCGGGTGACCGCGCCACTGTTACCATTGTCGTGAGTGCGGACGCTGCCGGGGACATCAATGATATCGCCACGGCGAGCAGTGATACACCCGACCCGAATATCGGCAACAACCAGGCGAGCGGGGCCCTGTCTTTTGCCGCGTCTGCGGATCTGTCGCTGAGCAAGTCCGATGCGCCGGACCCGGTGATTGCCGGTACCGAACTGGTTTACACCATGACGGTAACCAACAACGGGCCGTCCACGGCCAGCAGCGTGGTGGTCAGGGACTGGCTGCCCGCGGGTGTCAGCGTCGTGTCCATAGTACCGGCGGCATCCTGTAATGCAGGTGAGCCGGGCGATGCCCTGTCACCGACGGTGTGCGACTTTGGTAACCTGGCAAGCTCAGGCGAGGTGGAAATGACGGTGACGGTACTGGTGTTTCCGGATACCACCGGGCTGTTGCATAACGATGCCTCGGTTGTCAGCGGCACGGCGGATCCGGATACCTCCAACAACAACGTCACCGTGAGTACCCTGGTAAACGCCGAGTCGGATCTGGTGATCACCAAGCTGGATGTGCCGGACCCGGTGCTGGCAGGCGCCGAGCTTCAGTACAGTGTTTCGGTGGTCAACAACGGACCTTCAACCGCGACCATGGTGGATATCGTCGATACGCTGCCGGCTGGTGTCAGCTTCATTGACGCCCAGGTAACGGAAGGTACCGCCAACTGCAGCGAAGCGGCCAATACAGTGACCTGCACCGGTGGTGATCTGGATCCCGGCGAGATGCTGACGGTGGTCATCGATGTGCTGGTGCATGCCTCGGTACCCCATGGCACCACCCTGACCAATACGGCCTCGGTGCTTGAAGAGGGTGTGGAAGCGGATGCCATCTCGATCGATACGCTGGTGAACGCCGAAGCCGATCTCTGGGTCGACAAGACCGGCAATTTCCCGACCGGCAACCCGTCCGGCACCATCCTCTATTACATCGCTGTGCACAACATTGCGGGTTGTTCGGTCGACGATCCGCAGGTCTGCGGTGTCGGCGGCCCGTCCGATGCGCAGAATGTCCTGGTTGTCGATACGCTGCCATCCACCGCGAAGAAGCTGGTGGTGCAGTTTGTGTCCGAGGAGTGCAGCTATAACAAGGGAGCGCACGAAGTGACCTGTTCGATCGATACGCTGCTGGCTGGTGAGAGTGTAGGGTTCGAGATCCAGGTAACGGCCAAGGGCAGCATTGGCGAGATCACCAATGTGGTTGATCTGACGAGCGATACGCTAGACCCGAACCCAGGCAACAACCAAGATGAACTGCTGATGGTGGTTCAGGGCAGCACCGGTGACAGCGGTGGCCCGGGAGGTGGCCGAGGCAAGGGACCCAAGAAATAG
- a CDS encoding LemA family protein: MNDQDADIERLLREGKLTVAEAARLRRLWSGTAAESARQTSRAPRAAMRRGHWRLWLLPVLLLVIAFVWLHANDAGDLATSVQEADIANRPVDLGRLDQERSDTMQRTVSMSYGAFGLIVLALVTALLAWLYNGLVGAREQVNAGWAQVENQYQRRLDLVPLLIDSVQTYMDHERETLATLTEARARALGAMDASDTTGTPDETQLRAVQQAQSDVQSALSRLLLAVEAYPDLKASQNFRALQDQIEGTENRVAIERRHYNEFARAYNTRLQTFPANLVGNLAGFRFKPYFEAQALSREGIRDAFAREE; this comes from the coding sequence ATGAACGACCAGGATGCAGATATCGAACGCCTGCTGCGTGAGGGCAAGCTGACGGTTGCAGAGGCGGCGCGCTTGCGGCGGTTATGGTCAGGCACAGCGGCCGAATCGGCCCGCCAGACATCGCGGGCACCGCGGGCAGCTATGCGGCGCGGCCACTGGCGGCTGTGGCTGCTGCCGGTACTGTTGCTGGTGATCGCGTTCGTTTGGCTGCATGCCAATGACGCCGGTGATCTGGCGACTTCCGTACAGGAGGCCGATATCGCAAATCGTCCGGTTGATCTGGGCCGGCTGGATCAGGAAAGGAGTGACACCATGCAACGTACGGTATCGATGTCTTACGGGGCTTTCGGCCTGATTGTACTGGCGCTGGTAACGGCGCTGCTGGCCTGGCTCTACAACGGCCTGGTGGGCGCGCGGGAACAGGTCAATGCCGGCTGGGCCCAGGTCGAAAACCAGTACCAGCGCAGGCTCGACCTGGTACCGCTGCTGATCGACAGTGTACAGACCTACATGGATCACGAACGTGAAACCCTGGCGACCCTGACCGAAGCCCGCGCCCGCGCGCTGGGTGCCATGGACGCCAGCGACACCACGGGCACGCCGGATGAGACCCAGCTGCGTGCCGTGCAACAGGCCCAGAGTGACGTGCAGTCGGCATTGTCGCGGCTGCTGCTGGCCGTTGAGGCTTACCCGGATTTGAAAGCGTCACAGAATTTCCGTGCCCTGCAGGATCAGATCGAAGGCACCGAAAACCGGGTGGCCATCGAGCGGCGCCACTACAACGAGTTTGCCCGCGCCTACAACACCCGCCTGCAGACCTTTCCCGCCAACCTGGTGGGCAACCTGGCGGGTTTTCGCTTCAAGCCCTATTTCGAGGCGCAGGCGCTGTCCCGCGAAGGCATTCGTGATGCCTTCGCGCGCGAGGAGTAA
- a CDS encoding DUF3750 domain-containing protein, with product MNTRYLLLCVLLLTGCSQGDWRSASRASSGLAPDAASTPEAVLQVYGASAYGWRGWFAIHTWIAAKPANAEHYTVYEVIGWRERRGLPVLRIEAQARPDRYWFGAKPELLLDRRGDDVEALIAAVDQAARDYPWKHEYRVFPGPNSNTFPAWVAQKVPDLGLELPFRAIGSGWAD from the coding sequence ATGAACACCCGATACCTGTTGTTGTGCGTGCTGCTTTTGACCGGCTGCAGTCAGGGCGACTGGCGCAGTGCCAGCCGGGCCTCGTCCGGACTGGCACCGGATGCCGCCAGCACGCCCGAGGCGGTGCTGCAGGTTTATGGCGCCAGCGCCTATGGCTGGCGCGGCTGGTTTGCCATCCATACCTGGATCGCCGCCAAACCGGCCAATGCCGAGCACTATACGGTGTACGAGGTCATAGGCTGGCGCGAACGCCGCGGCCTGCCGGTACTGCGTATCGAAGCGCAGGCGCGACCGGATCGCTACTGGTTCGGCGCCAAACCCGAGCTGCTGCTGGATCGGCGTGGCGACGATGTCGAGGCGCTGATTGCCGCGGTGGACCAGGCCGCCAGGGACTATCCGTGGAAACATGAATACCGCGTCTTTCCCGGCCCCAACAGCAATACCTTCCCCGCCTGGGTCGCACAGAAAGTGCCGGATCTCGGGCTGGAACTGCCATTTCGCGCCATCGGCAGCGGCTGGGCGGATTGA
- a CDS encoding DUF2089 domain-containing protein — translation MKAEKAPVPNPARCLCCGGALRITRLSCADCGLGYEGDFHRPRLARLDAEQRRFAEQLILAGGNLRKMEERLGLSYPTVRSRLDKLIDSLQLELQRDESRKREILTAIEQGEVSANEGLRLLDALEGSAA, via the coding sequence ATGAAAGCAGAAAAGGCGCCGGTCCCAAATCCAGCCCGCTGCCTGTGTTGTGGTGGCGCGCTGAGGATCACCCGGCTCAGCTGTGCAGACTGCGGCCTGGGGTACGAGGGGGACTTCCATCGCCCGCGTCTGGCGCGGCTGGATGCCGAGCAGCGGCGCTTTGCCGAGCAGCTGATTCTGGCCGGCGGCAATCTGCGCAAGATGGAGGAGCGCCTGGGGCTGTCCTATCCCACGGTGCGCAGCCGGCTCGACAAGCTGATCGACAGCCTGCAACTGGAGCTGCAGCGGGACGAGAGCCGCAAGCGTGAAATTCTGACGGCAATCGAGCAGGGTGAAGTCTCGGCCAACGAAGGCTTGCGCCTGCTCGACGCCCTTGAGGGGAGCGCAGCATGA